A section of the Macadamia integrifolia cultivar HAES 741 chromosome 9, SCU_Mint_v3, whole genome shotgun sequence genome encodes:
- the LOC122088797 gene encoding flowering locus K homology domain-like isoform X2 has product MLIAVQHMAAPGESFGEPDMTVTPGNSHPQQKRGCDDDSGVSGGEKRWPGWPGESVFRLLVPSQKVGGIIGRKGEFIKRMCEETRARIKILDGPPGTSERAVLISAKEEPDASTPPAMDGLLRVHKRIVDGLDGDVAHAPPSSGATTSTRLLVAATQAGSLIGRQGATIKSIQEASNCVVRVLGPDLPVFALQDDRVVEIQGEPAGVHKAVELIASHLRKFLVDRSVVGLFEMHMQMPNSQMEHNMPPHQSWGPPPQGLPPNVGGGPGYGANPQYMPPRQHESYYPPADMPPMDKQPHQGLSAYGREAPLGAHPSANTQQPPSIITQVTQHMQIPLSYADAVIGTAGASISYIRRASGATITIQETRGVPGEMTVEINGSSSQVQAAQQLIQNFMAEAAAPTQNPVGGSTDQGYNSFPAHGSMYASPPSNAGHAGNTAGGYGSVYGASYGY; this is encoded by the exons ATGTTGATTGCTG TGCAACACATGGCTGCACCTGGGgaaagttttggtgaacctgaTATGACTGTCACACCTGGGAATTCACATCCTCAACAAAAACGAGGGTGCGATGATGATTCAGGAGTTTCTGGCGGTGAAAAGAGGTGGCCTGGATGGCCTGGGGAGAGTGTATTCCGATTATTGGTTCCTTCTCAAAAGGTTGGTGGTATTATTGGCCGTAAAGGAGAGTTCATCAAAAGAATGTGCGAGGAGACGAGGGCTCGTATTAAGATTCTTGATGGTCCTCCAGGCACTTCAGAAAGGGCT GTGTTGATTTCAGCAAAAGAAGAACCTGATGCTTCTACTCCTCCAGCAATGGATGGCCTACTGAGGGTTCATAAACGCATTGTTGATGGTTTAGATGGTGATGTTGCTCATGCTCCTCCAAGTAGTGGTGCTACCACATCAACGAGGCTGCTAGTAGCTGCTACACAAGCTGGTAGTCTAATTGGAAGGCAGGGTGCTACCATAAAATCTAttcaagaagcttctaattgtGTTGTTCGAGTTCTTGGGCCAG ATCTTCCAGTTTTTGCCCTGCAAGATGATAGAGTTGTTGAGATACAAGGGGAGCCTGCAGGTGTGCACAAAGCAGTTGAGCTAATTGCATCTCATCTCAGGAAGTTCTTAGTTGACCGCAGTGTAGTTGGATTATTTGAAATGCAT ATGCAAATGCCAAACTCCCAGATGGAGCACAACATGCCACCACACCAGTCCTGGGGCCCACCTCCTCAAGGCCTACCTCCAAATGTTGGTGGTGGTCCTGGTTATGGGGCTAATCCTCAATATATGCCTCCACGGCAACATGAGAGTTATTATCCACCAGCTGACATGCCTCCCATGGACAAGCAACCTCACCAGGGCCTGTCTGCTTATGGAAGAGAAGCACCTCTTGGGGCTCATCCTTCGGCAAACACACAGCAGCCACCATCGATCATTACAcag GTCACACAGCATATGCAGATTCCTCTGTCCTATGCTGATGCTGTAATTGGGACAGCAGGAGCAAGTATAAGTTACATTCGACGTGCCAGTGGGGCAACGATCACAATCCAGGAGACAAGAGGTGTGCCGGGTGAAATGACTGTTGAGATCAATGGATCTTCCTCTCAAGTCCAAGCTGCTCAGCAGTTGATACAG AATTTCATGGCTGAAGCAGCAGCCCCAACACAGAACCCAGTTGGGGGTTCTACCGACCAAGGCTATAATTCTTTTCCAGCGCATGGTTCTATGTATGCTTCTCCACCATCCAATGCAGGGCATGCAGGCAACACTGCTGGAGGCTATGGTTCAGTCTATGGTGCCAGCTACGGCTATTAG
- the LOC122088797 gene encoding flowering locus K homology domain-like isoform X1 has product MLIAVQHMAAPGESFGEPDMTVTPGNSHPQQKRGCDDDSGVSGGEKRWPGWPGESVFRLLVPSQKVGGIIGRKGEFIKRMCEETRARIKILDGPPGTSERAVLISAKEEPDASTPPAMDGLLRVHKRIVDGLDGDVAHAPPSSGATTSTRLLVAATQAGSLIGRQGATIKSIQEASNCVVRVLGPEDLPVFALQDDRVVEIQGEPAGVHKAVELIASHLRKFLVDRSVVGLFEMHMQMPNSQMEHNMPPHQSWGPPPQGLPPNVGGGPGYGANPQYMPPRQHESYYPPADMPPMDKQPHQGLSAYGREAPLGAHPSANTQQPPSIITQVTQHMQIPLSYADAVIGTAGASISYIRRASGATITIQETRGVPGEMTVEINGSSSQVQAAQQLIQNFMAEAAAPTQNPVGGSTDQGYNSFPAHGSMYASPPSNAGHAGNTAGGYGSVYGASYGY; this is encoded by the exons ATGTTGATTGCTG TGCAACACATGGCTGCACCTGGGgaaagttttggtgaacctgaTATGACTGTCACACCTGGGAATTCACATCCTCAACAAAAACGAGGGTGCGATGATGATTCAGGAGTTTCTGGCGGTGAAAAGAGGTGGCCTGGATGGCCTGGGGAGAGTGTATTCCGATTATTGGTTCCTTCTCAAAAGGTTGGTGGTATTATTGGCCGTAAAGGAGAGTTCATCAAAAGAATGTGCGAGGAGACGAGGGCTCGTATTAAGATTCTTGATGGTCCTCCAGGCACTTCAGAAAGGGCT GTGTTGATTTCAGCAAAAGAAGAACCTGATGCTTCTACTCCTCCAGCAATGGATGGCCTACTGAGGGTTCATAAACGCATTGTTGATGGTTTAGATGGTGATGTTGCTCATGCTCCTCCAAGTAGTGGTGCTACCACATCAACGAGGCTGCTAGTAGCTGCTACACAAGCTGGTAGTCTAATTGGAAGGCAGGGTGCTACCATAAAATCTAttcaagaagcttctaattgtGTTGTTCGAGTTCTTGGGCCAG AAGATCTTCCAGTTTTTGCCCTGCAAGATGATAGAGTTGTTGAGATACAAGGGGAGCCTGCAGGTGTGCACAAAGCAGTTGAGCTAATTGCATCTCATCTCAGGAAGTTCTTAGTTGACCGCAGTGTAGTTGGATTATTTGAAATGCAT ATGCAAATGCCAAACTCCCAGATGGAGCACAACATGCCACCACACCAGTCCTGGGGCCCACCTCCTCAAGGCCTACCTCCAAATGTTGGTGGTGGTCCTGGTTATGGGGCTAATCCTCAATATATGCCTCCACGGCAACATGAGAGTTATTATCCACCAGCTGACATGCCTCCCATGGACAAGCAACCTCACCAGGGCCTGTCTGCTTATGGAAGAGAAGCACCTCTTGGGGCTCATCCTTCGGCAAACACACAGCAGCCACCATCGATCATTACAcag GTCACACAGCATATGCAGATTCCTCTGTCCTATGCTGATGCTGTAATTGGGACAGCAGGAGCAAGTATAAGTTACATTCGACGTGCCAGTGGGGCAACGATCACAATCCAGGAGACAAGAGGTGTGCCGGGTGAAATGACTGTTGAGATCAATGGATCTTCCTCTCAAGTCCAAGCTGCTCAGCAGTTGATACAG AATTTCATGGCTGAAGCAGCAGCCCCAACACAGAACCCAGTTGGGGGTTCTACCGACCAAGGCTATAATTCTTTTCCAGCGCATGGTTCTATGTATGCTTCTCCACCATCCAATGCAGGGCATGCAGGCAACACTGCTGGAGGCTATGGTTCAGTCTATGGTGCCAGCTACGGCTATTAG
- the LOC122088797 gene encoding flowering locus K homology domain-like isoform X3, translating into MAAPGESFGEPDMTVTPGNSHPQQKRGCDDDSGVSGGEKRWPGWPGESVFRLLVPSQKVGGIIGRKGEFIKRMCEETRARIKILDGPPGTSERAVLISAKEEPDASTPPAMDGLLRVHKRIVDGLDGDVAHAPPSSGATTSTRLLVAATQAGSLIGRQGATIKSIQEASNCVVRVLGPEDLPVFALQDDRVVEIQGEPAGVHKAVELIASHLRKFLVDRSVVGLFEMHMQMPNSQMEHNMPPHQSWGPPPQGLPPNVGGGPGYGANPQYMPPRQHESYYPPADMPPMDKQPHQGLSAYGREAPLGAHPSANTQQPPSIITQVTQHMQIPLSYADAVIGTAGASISYIRRASGATITIQETRGVPGEMTVEINGSSSQVQAAQQLIQNFMAEAAAPTQNPVGGSTDQGYNSFPAHGSMYASPPSNAGHAGNTAGGYGSVYGASYGY; encoded by the exons ATGGCTGCACCTGGGgaaagttttggtgaacctgaTATGACTGTCACACCTGGGAATTCACATCCTCAACAAAAACGAGGGTGCGATGATGATTCAGGAGTTTCTGGCGGTGAAAAGAGGTGGCCTGGATGGCCTGGGGAGAGTGTATTCCGATTATTGGTTCCTTCTCAAAAGGTTGGTGGTATTATTGGCCGTAAAGGAGAGTTCATCAAAAGAATGTGCGAGGAGACGAGGGCTCGTATTAAGATTCTTGATGGTCCTCCAGGCACTTCAGAAAGGGCT GTGTTGATTTCAGCAAAAGAAGAACCTGATGCTTCTACTCCTCCAGCAATGGATGGCCTACTGAGGGTTCATAAACGCATTGTTGATGGTTTAGATGGTGATGTTGCTCATGCTCCTCCAAGTAGTGGTGCTACCACATCAACGAGGCTGCTAGTAGCTGCTACACAAGCTGGTAGTCTAATTGGAAGGCAGGGTGCTACCATAAAATCTAttcaagaagcttctaattgtGTTGTTCGAGTTCTTGGGCCAG AAGATCTTCCAGTTTTTGCCCTGCAAGATGATAGAGTTGTTGAGATACAAGGGGAGCCTGCAGGTGTGCACAAAGCAGTTGAGCTAATTGCATCTCATCTCAGGAAGTTCTTAGTTGACCGCAGTGTAGTTGGATTATTTGAAATGCAT ATGCAAATGCCAAACTCCCAGATGGAGCACAACATGCCACCACACCAGTCCTGGGGCCCACCTCCTCAAGGCCTACCTCCAAATGTTGGTGGTGGTCCTGGTTATGGGGCTAATCCTCAATATATGCCTCCACGGCAACATGAGAGTTATTATCCACCAGCTGACATGCCTCCCATGGACAAGCAACCTCACCAGGGCCTGTCTGCTTATGGAAGAGAAGCACCTCTTGGGGCTCATCCTTCGGCAAACACACAGCAGCCACCATCGATCATTACAcag GTCACACAGCATATGCAGATTCCTCTGTCCTATGCTGATGCTGTAATTGGGACAGCAGGAGCAAGTATAAGTTACATTCGACGTGCCAGTGGGGCAACGATCACAATCCAGGAGACAAGAGGTGTGCCGGGTGAAATGACTGTTGAGATCAATGGATCTTCCTCTCAAGTCCAAGCTGCTCAGCAGTTGATACAG AATTTCATGGCTGAAGCAGCAGCCCCAACACAGAACCCAGTTGGGGGTTCTACCGACCAAGGCTATAATTCTTTTCCAGCGCATGGTTCTATGTATGCTTCTCCACCATCCAATGCAGGGCATGCAGGCAACACTGCTGGAGGCTATGGTTCAGTCTATGGTGCCAGCTACGGCTATTAG